AGTCAAAGTTTTCTTTAAGCCAGGGAATAATAACTGAAGTGTCAAGTCCGCCTGAATATGCCAAAACTACTTTGTTCAGTTTCATTTTCTTTATCTCCCCTCACATGATTTAATTGGTTTTATAAAATTATACACCTAAATGAATAATTATGCAATGAGCTAATTCAAATTTTCTTGAGATTTAAAGGGATTTATTTTATTATAATATCTTAGATATGACGAATTTTTCAAGGAGTTTTTGTATGAGGGTGGCTTTATTTGGTGGTACCTTCAATCCTATTCATATTGGACATCTAATTATGGCTCAATATGTTTTGAATTTTTCACAAGTGCAAAAGGTTATATTTGTCCCCAATGGACATCCTCCGCACAAGATTGAAGATGTAGCAGATGCAAATGATAGGTTTGAAATGGTAAGACTCTCAATAGAAGATAATCCATATTTTGATATAAGCGACTTTGAAATCAAAAAAAGTGGACCAAGCTGGACTATAGATACGCTTGAGTATTTTTCATCTATTTATGAAAGAGTATGTTTTATTATTGGAAGCGACAATCTTTCAGAGATAGTGAATTGGTACAAGGCAGAAGAGATTTTAAGAAGATACCCTCTTATTGTTCTTCCACGAGAAAGAGATTTGTGTGCGATAAAAAAGGAAATAGAAAAGCTTTCTTCTAAATATGCTCAAGAGATTACTTTGATTCAGATGCCTATTGTTGATATATCTTCAACAGAGATAAGAAAACTAATTCGCCAGAACAAAAGTATAAGATATATGGTTCATCCAAAGGTGGAAGAATATATTAAAAGAAAGGGGCTTTACAGAAGGTGAAAATTGAGCAGATTAAAGATAAATTAAAAGAGATATTAGATGAAAAAAGGTATCTGCATTCGATTGGAACAATGGAGTATGCGGTAAAGCTTGCTGAAAGGTTTGGCGAAGATGTGCAAAAAGCAATGATTGCAGGACTTGTTCATGATGTTGCGAAGTGTCTTGATAAGCAGCAGTTGTTGAATTGTGCCTTGAAATCTGGTATAGTTATAGATAACATTATGCGCAGTCAAATAGAACTTTTGCACGGTCCTGCTGGAAGCTATTTAGCAAGACAGCTCTTTGGGATAGAAGATGTTGACATCTTAAATGCTATTGCATATCATACAACGGGAAGAGAAAATATGTCAAAGTTAGAAAAGATAATATATGTAGCTGATTTGATTGAACCTTCAAGACAATTTGAACATGTAGATAGGTTGAGGGAAAAATCATTTGAAGATTTAGAAAAAGCTGTTATGATGGCCATGGACAATACTTTAAAGTATGTAATTGAACGTGGAGGTTTAATACATCCCAATACTATATATGCAAGAAATTGGCTTATATTACGAGAAAGCGGGGAAGTAAGGTGAAGAAGATACGAATCAAGAAAGAAGCAAAAATGTTTTTGGCATCTTTTTTGGCTACTGTAGCAGTTATATTTTTGCTTATTCTTGCTACAGCTTTATATTACAAAAACACAAAAACACTTCCGCCAATAATAAATAGTCTCATTGAAAAGGTTACAAATACTGAGACAAACGGGCTTGAGAATAATTTGCCAATGAACATTTTAGTTCTTGGAGAAGATGAAAAAGAAGGTGGAAGGTCAGACACCATAATGCTTGTCCGTATCCAGAAAGATTTCCAACCAGTTATTATTTCTATTCCAAGGGATACAAGAGTAAAGATAGAGGGTATAAGAGGATATTCAAAAATCAATGCTGCATATGCCTATGGCAAGTCAAAGCTGGCCATAAAAACTGTAGAAGATCTTCTGGGCATAAAAATTGACAGATACGTTGCCCTAAATTATGAAGCGGTCAAAAAAATTGTTGACGCAGTTGGTGGAGTGGATGTTGAAGTTCCTTTCCATTTATACTATAAAGATACAACACCAGGCAAAGAGCTTTTTATAGATATCCCTGCCGGTCTTCAGCATTTAGATGGTGAAAAAGCAGTTAAGTTTTTGCGCTGGCGACACAACTCAAACGGCAAAGAGTATGGCAGAGGCGGAGATTTGGGTAGAATTGAGATGCAGAAGAAATTTGTGTTTGCTTTAATTGAGAAGGTATTAAAACCACAAAACCTTATAAAACTTCCAGGTATTATCCAGACAGCTACAAAGTACGTGGATCACAGTTTTACAAGAGATGAAATGGTTTGGTTTATCCAAAATGCAGGTAAGTTAAGTAACCAAAATATAATGACAGCTGTGCTGCCTGGCTACCCTAAGTATATTGACAATGTTTCTTACTATATATTGGATGAAGAAAAATGTAAACAGCTTATTGAGGATTTAAATGAGCCAGAGATAATAAAGGAGAATATAAAGATAAAAGTGATAGGAGAAAGTGGCAGCGAAAAGGCAGCTTTGCTCAAAAGCGGGCTTGAATCAAAAGGGTATGTAAATGTTGTGGTAGGAAGTCAAAAGAGTATTCAAAATGCTACAATTGAACTAAAGAGGATTAACAGAAAATATTTAGAGCTACTAAGAAATGACATTGATCTTTCAACTTTTCAGGTGGTTTATTCACCAGACTATGAGGAAAAGTATGATATTTATATTAAAGTAAAATAAAAAAGGGGTGAAAAAAGCAAATTGGAACAAAAAATATATGAGATTGTAAAACTCCTATCTGACAAAAAAGCTCAAGATATAGTGGTTTTGGACATTTCAAAGCTAACCATAATAGCAGACTATTTTATTATATGCAGTGCTTCGAATGTTCAACACGTGAAAGCCATTGTGGATGAGATAGAAGAAAAAGAACCAGTGCGTATTTTGAGAATTGAAGGCAAAGAGAGTTTCAGATGGGTTGTTGTAGATTTTGGCGATATAATTCTTCATATCTTCCACGAAAAAGAGAGAGAATTTTATAATCTTGAACGATTGTGGATAGATGCTCAAAAGGTTGAGATTGCAGCATTGTAGTAATAACTAACTGATTCAAATGAAAAAATCAATGGGGGTATGAGAAATGGAATATAATTTTAAAGAGATTGAAAAGAAATGGCAGCAAAAATGGTTTTCACAGAACAAATACAAAGTATCAGAGGACAGTCCAAAACCAAAATATTATGTCCTTGAGATGTTTCCATATCCTTCAGGAAAACTTCATATGGGGCATGTTAGGAACTATTCAATAGGTGATGTGTTTGCACGTTTTATGAGGTTAAAGGGCTACAACGTTTTGCATCCGATGGGTTGGGATGCGTTTGGTCTTCCCGCTGAAAATGCTGCTATAAAGCATGGAATTCATCCTTCTGACTGGACATGGTCAAACATTCAGAATATGAAAAGGCAGCTTATGGAACTTGGAATTAGCTATGATTGGGACAGAGAAGTAGCAACATGCCATCCTGATTATTATAAATGGACACAGTGGATGTTCTTGCAGTTTTATAAAGCTGGACTTGCTTATAGAAAGAGATCATATGTGAACTGGTGTCCATCCTGTGAGACTGTGCTTGCAAATGAACAGGTTGTAAATGGTAGATGTGAAAGATGTAAATCACTTGTTGGTAAAAAAGATTTAGAGCAGTGGTTTTTCAGGATTACTAACTATGCCGAAAGGCTTTTACGTGATATAGAAAAACTTGATGGTTGGCCAGAGAAAGTAAAAATAATGCAGAAGAACTGGATAGGAAGAAGTGAAGGTGCAGAAATTGAGTTTGAAATTGAAGGCTTGGGTAAGAAAATAAAAGTGTTTACTACAAGGCCTGATACCCTTTTTGGTGTCACATACCTTGTTTTGGCTCCAGAACATCCTTTAACAAAGGAGATAATAGCAGGAAAACCTCAGGAGAAAGAGTGTCTTGAGTTTATCGAAAAGATGCAATATCTAAATGAGATTGAGAGAACTTCTACAGAGATAGAAAAAGAGGGAAGGTTTACTGGTGGGTATGCTATCCATCCTCTAACAGGTGAAAGAGTGCCAATATACATTGCAAACTATGTGCTGGTTGATTATGGAACAGGGGCTGTAATGGGTGTTCCAGCTCATGACCAGAGGGACTTTGAGTTTGCTAAAAAGTATAATCTTCCTATTAAAGTTGTGATAAAAGGTGAAGGTGTTGACATTGAAAATCTTCAGAGTGCTTATGAAGATGAGGGTGTTTTGATTAATTCTGGAATTTTTGATGGGCTTAAAAACACAGATGCTATGAAAAAGATAACACAGTATCTGGAACAAAAAGGTGTTGGCAGGGCATGTGTAACGTATAAACTCAGAGACTGGTTAATATCCAGGCAACGTTATTGGGGAGCTCCAATTCCTATTGTATATTGTGATGAATGTGGGATTGTTCCTGTACCTGAGGAAGATTTGCCTGTTTTGCTACCTTACAATGTTGAGTTCAAACCAACAGGCCAGTCACCACTTTCTTACTGTGAAGAGTTTGTTAACACCACATGTCCAAAGTGCGGAAGACCTGCAAAGAGAGAAACTGATACAATGGACACGTTTATATGTTCCTCGTGGTATTATTTTAGATACACTGACCCCAAAAATGATCAAAAACCTTTCGAAAAATCGCTTGTTTCTTACTGGCTTCCTGTTGACCAGTATATTGGCGGGGTTGAACATGCTATATTGCATCTTCTATATTCGAGGTTCTTTACAAAGGTGCTATATGACCTTGGCTATGTACCTTTTGAAGAGCCTTTCAAGAACCTCTTGACGCAAGGCATGGTGTTAAAAGATGGAGCAAAGATGTCAAAATCGCTTGGAAATATAGTCAGTCCTGAAGACATAATAGAAAAGTATGGAGCTGACACAGCAAGGCTGTTTATACTCTTTGCTGCACCGCCAGAGAGAGATTTAGAGTGGTCAGACCAAGGGGTTGAAGGATGTTTTAGGTTTTTAAATAGGCTGTGGAGACTTTATATAGAACTTAAAAACAAACTTGCAGATGATAATCTTGTTGGTGAGTCTGAACTTGATGATGAGCTAAGATATAGATTAAATTATACAATTAAAAAGGTCACAGAGGATATAGGGGAAAGGTTCAATTTTAACACTGCTATCAGTACTATCATGGAACTTTTAAATTTCTTGTATGAATATAAGGAAAGTGGAAAATTAAA
The DNA window shown above is from Caldicellulosiruptor owensensis OL and carries:
- the rsfS gene encoding ribosome silencing factor gives rise to the protein MEQKIYEIVKLLSDKKAQDIVVLDISKLTIIADYFIICSASNVQHVKAIVDEIEEKEPVRILRIEGKESFRWVVVDFGDIILHIFHEKEREFYNLERLWIDAQKVEIAAL
- the leuS gene encoding leucine--tRNA ligase, which gives rise to MEYNFKEIEKKWQQKWFSQNKYKVSEDSPKPKYYVLEMFPYPSGKLHMGHVRNYSIGDVFARFMRLKGYNVLHPMGWDAFGLPAENAAIKHGIHPSDWTWSNIQNMKRQLMELGISYDWDREVATCHPDYYKWTQWMFLQFYKAGLAYRKRSYVNWCPSCETVLANEQVVNGRCERCKSLVGKKDLEQWFFRITNYAERLLRDIEKLDGWPEKVKIMQKNWIGRSEGAEIEFEIEGLGKKIKVFTTRPDTLFGVTYLVLAPEHPLTKEIIAGKPQEKECLEFIEKMQYLNEIERTSTEIEKEGRFTGGYAIHPLTGERVPIYIANYVLVDYGTGAVMGVPAHDQRDFEFAKKYNLPIKVVIKGEGVDIENLQSAYEDEGVLINSGIFDGLKNTDAMKKITQYLEQKGVGRACVTYKLRDWLISRQRYWGAPIPIVYCDECGIVPVPEEDLPVLLPYNVEFKPTGQSPLSYCEEFVNTTCPKCGRPAKRETDTMDTFICSSWYYFRYTDPKNDQKPFEKSLVSYWLPVDQYIGGVEHAILHLLYSRFFTKVLYDLGYVPFEEPFKNLLTQGMVLKDGAKMSKSLGNIVSPEDIIEKYGADTARLFILFAAPPERDLEWSDQGVEGCFRFLNRLWRLYIELKNKLADDNLVGESELDDELRYRLNYTIKKVTEDIGERFNFNTAISTIMELLNFLYEYKESGKLNKDLIIDTLRNLLILIYPFTPHIACELWEVMGFGEDIEEVSWPQYDEAALVRKNVEIAIQVNGKVRSRMNISVDMTEDEVKQAVLNDQKLKSLLDGKEIVKFVYVKNRLVNIVVK
- the yqeK gene encoding bis(5'-nucleosyl)-tetraphosphatase (symmetrical) YqeK; protein product: MKIEQIKDKLKEILDEKRYLHSIGTMEYAVKLAERFGEDVQKAMIAGLVHDVAKCLDKQQLLNCALKSGIVIDNIMRSQIELLHGPAGSYLARQLFGIEDVDILNAIAYHTTGRENMSKLEKIIYVADLIEPSRQFEHVDRLREKSFEDLEKAVMMAMDNTLKYVIERGGLIHPNTIYARNWLILRESGEVR
- a CDS encoding LCP family protein, encoding MKKIRIKKEAKMFLASFLATVAVIFLLILATALYYKNTKTLPPIINSLIEKVTNTETNGLENNLPMNILVLGEDEKEGGRSDTIMLVRIQKDFQPVIISIPRDTRVKIEGIRGYSKINAAYAYGKSKLAIKTVEDLLGIKIDRYVALNYEAVKKIVDAVGGVDVEVPFHLYYKDTTPGKELFIDIPAGLQHLDGEKAVKFLRWRHNSNGKEYGRGGDLGRIEMQKKFVFALIEKVLKPQNLIKLPGIIQTATKYVDHSFTRDEMVWFIQNAGKLSNQNIMTAVLPGYPKYIDNVSYYILDEEKCKQLIEDLNEPEIIKENIKIKVIGESGSEKAALLKSGLESKGYVNVVVGSQKSIQNATIELKRINRKYLELLRNDIDLSTFQVVYSPDYEEKYDIYIKVK
- the nadD gene encoding nicotinate (nicotinamide) nucleotide adenylyltransferase; translated protein: MRVALFGGTFNPIHIGHLIMAQYVLNFSQVQKVIFVPNGHPPHKIEDVADANDRFEMVRLSIEDNPYFDISDFEIKKSGPSWTIDTLEYFSSIYERVCFIIGSDNLSEIVNWYKAEEILRRYPLIVLPRERDLCAIKKEIEKLSSKYAQEITLIQMPIVDISSTEIRKLIRQNKSIRYMVHPKVEEYIKRKGLYRR